Genomic window (Wenzhouxiangella marina):
TGATGTGGACGAGCTTCGGCTACTTCGAGAACGAGGCCGACCATGGCCGGGTCCTCGACCGGATTCACGCCAGCCTGAGCGCGGGCGGGCGCCTGGTGCTCGACCTGGTCGGCGTCGAATACCTGGCCCGCAACCTCCAGCCGGTGCATCTGACCGAATACGAGGACGGACGCATCCTGATCGAGCGGCCCGCGCTGATCGACCACATGACCCGCCTCGACAACGACTGGTACCTGATCGACGGAGACCGGGTGCATCGCACCCATATCTCCCATCGCGTCTGGTCCGCCGGCGAGATCCGCCGCCTCCTGTCCGACCATGGTCTGACGGTCGAGAGCCTGCTGGGCGGCTACGATGGCGAGGACTACGATCTGGACGCCGAGCGGATGATCGTCATCGCCCGCAAGCTCGAAGGAGACCCACGATGAGCATCGATCACCCCACGACCGACAACGCCCTGTTGCTGCTGGTCGACGTGCAGGGCCGCCTGGCCCGCCTGATGCATGAATCCGAGGCGATCATCGGCCAGTGCCGCCGCCTGATCCAGGCCTGCCGCCTGCTCGAGCTGCCCGTGGTCTGGGCCGAACAGCTGCCCGACAAGCTGGGCCCGACGGTGCCGGAGTTGACGGAAGTCCTCGACGGCCTGGCCCCGCAGTCCAAGTCCAGCTTCGGCTGCTGCGGCGATACGGGCCTGATGCAGGCGATCGAAGCCAGTGGTCGTTCGCGCATCCTGCTCTGCGGCATCGAGACCCATGTCTGCGTCTGGCAGACCGCGGCGGCCCTCAGGCAGCGCGACTACGAGGTCCATCTGATCGCCGATGCCGTGTCATCTCGCTCGGCCTTCAACCGCGACATCGGCCTGCGCCGCATGGCCGCCGCCGGCGTGCACCTGAGCAATGTCGAGATGGTGCTCTTCGAACTGATGGGCGATGCCGGCCACCCGAAGTTCCGCGACGTCAGCAAGCTCCTGAAATAGTCCCCTGATCCCGGAACGCGGGGTCCGGTCACATGTTCAAGGTTCGCCCACCGTCCACGGACAGGATCTGCCCGGTGACGTAGGGCGCATCCAGGGCGAGGAAGCAGACCGCGCCGGCGATGTCTTCGGGACGGCCCTGATGGCCCAGGGGGATCTTCTCCAGAATCGCTTCCGCCGCCTGCGCCGAGCCCTCGTTCTCGGGCCAGAGGATGGCGCCGGGCGCGACGGCGTTGACGCGGATCTCGGGCGCCAGGTCCTTGGCCAGGGCCCGGGTCTGCATCACCAGGCCGGCCTTGGCCTGGCAATAGATGCTGTGATCGGCCAGGGGCACCAGAGCATGAATATCGACCAGGTTGACGATTGCCCCACCGCGCCGGGCCAGGTGCGGGCGAGCCGCGCGCGACAGAAAATAGGGCGCGCGCAGATTGCTGGCCATCAATTCGTCCCATTGCTCGGGCGTGGCCTCATCCACGTCGGTCGGATAGAAGGCGGAGGCGTTGTTGACCAGCAGATCGATGCGACCGAAGGCATCCAGCGCTGCGCGGACGATGATCGCGGGCGCGGCCGCGTCGGCCAGGTCGGCGCTGACCGTCGCCACCGAGCCCGGGCGCTCGCCGTTCAATTCGGTGGCCAGGGCTTCGGCCTGCTCGCGCGACCCCCGATAGTGCACCAGCACGTCCAGGCCGCGCCCGTGCAGCTGTTCGACGATGGTGGCGCCGATGCGTCGGGCCGCACCCGTTACAATCGCCACCTTGCCGGCCTGAGGCCCTGTGTTCGATGTCATCACGTGATCCTTCTCTGAGTCTGCCCGAGCCGCCGTCCGAACTGCTGGCGCTGAGCGAACAATTGTGCACGAGGATCGTCAAGGCCATCGAAGCGGACGGTTTCCTGAGCTTCGATGCCTACATGAGCATGGCCCTGTACGAACCCGGGCTGGGCTACTACGTCAACGGCCTGCACAAGTTCGGCGCTTCTGGCGACTTCGTGACCGCGCCGGAACAGGGCCGCCTGTTCGCGCGCAGCCTGGCACGCCAGATCGATGAGCTCGGCGCCGAACTCGACGAGGACTGGACCCTGCTCGAGCTGGGCGCCGGCTCCGGTGCCCTGGCCCGCGATCTGTTGCAGAGCCTGGACGCGGCCCCGGCTCGCTACCTGATCCTCGAGCCCAGTGCAGCCCTGCGCGCCGTCCAGCAGGAGACCCTGTCGGCCCTGGACGAGCAACTCCAGGCGCGCGTGGAGTGGATCGCCACGCCACCCGAGGAGGACTTCGAGGGCGTGGTGCTGGCCAATGAAGTGCTCGACGCCCTGCCCGTTCGGGCCTTCGAGATCGGCGAACAGCAGGTCCTCGAGCGCGGCGTGGAATTGAGGCAGGGCCAGCTGCAGTGGACCAGCCGACCGGCCGGGCCCCGCCTCGTCGAGGCCGTAAAGGCGCTCCAGGCCAGCCTCTCGGCGCCCCTGCCCGTCGGCTATCGAAGCGAGATCAATCTCGACCTGGCCGCCTGGCTGGAGACGGTCACCCGCCCACTCGCACGGGGCCTGGCCCTGATGATCGACTATGGCTATCCGCGGCGCGAGTACTATCACCCGGACCGCAGCGAAGGCACGCTGGTTTGCCACTATCGCCATCGAGCGCACTTCGACCCATTCGTCTGGCCCGGCCTGACCGACCTGTCGAGCTTCGTCGACTTCACCGCCGTGGCCGAAGCGGGCGCGGACGCCGGACTGGACGTGCTGGGCTTTTCGTCGCAGGCCGGATTCCTCCTGTCCCTGGGCATCCAGGACGCGCTGGCCTCGGCCAGGGATGAGCGCGAGCATCTGGCCCTGGCCGGGGAGATCAAGCGTCTGACCCTGCCCGCGGAGATGGGTGAGAAGTTCAAGGTCATCGCGCTCGGTCGTGGCCTCGATCTGCCGCTGCGTGGCTTTTCCCTGATGGATCAGCTGGCCAGGCTCTGAGACCCGCCAGACACGGCGCCGGCCCGGGCGCATGTGCGCTCCGTCGCAGCCACGGCATTGAAGGCTCCGAATACAGACAAAATCGGAGCTTCCATGTTGCGCACGACCCTGCTACTTGCCTTGTTGCTGACCGCCGCCTCGGCCCGGTCGGCGGTCTTCTGTGTCGGCAATTCCACGGAATTCGCCGACGCCCTCACCGCCGCCTCGACCAACGGCGAGGGCGACGAAATTCGCCTGCTTGCCGGCGACTACCTGCCACCGACCGAGATCGGCTTCAATATCGCGTTGATCCAGAACGCTGAATCGCTGCAGATTTCGGGTGGCTGGTTCAACTTTCAGCAGCTGGGCTGCATTGGCCAGAACGGCGACCCTCGCCTGAGCCGGATCGTCGGCAACCAGACCCATCGCCTGCTTCGCACGACCGCCAGCCCGGACGTCCAGCTCGGCAACATCACCCTGAGCAACATGAGCTTCAGCGCCGGGCGCGGACCGGATAATCAGAACATCGGCGCGGTGCACCTGGGCCTGATTCCCAGCGCGATCCGCATCCTGATCGACCGGGTCCAGTTCAACGGCAATTCAGGCTACAGCGGCGCGGCGATCACGGCCCTGGGCATGCAGGAGCTGACCATCCGCAACTCCCTGTTCATGTTCAACGAGGTGCGCAGCCAGCAGGGCGCGATCTTCGTCTCCCTGACCCGCGATGATCAGCGCTTCTTCTTCGTCAACAACACCGTCATCGACAATGTCCACTCGGGCAGCCAGGCCACCCGCTGCTCGGGCCTGTACCTCTCCACTCCGCAGGAGACCCCCAGCCCTGACATGCTGATCGCCAACTCGATCTTCTGGGGCAACGAGGACTTCGACCTCTGCCTGTCCCCGGAGGGCGACAGCTATCTGCTCAACAACAATATCCAGGACCAGTTCCGAAGCGCCACCGTCGAAAGCGGCAACCTCTCGGTGGCGCCGATGCTGGCACCCCAGATTCTCGACATCACGCCCCTGCCCGGCTCGCCGATGATCGATGCGGGGCGCCCCCAGCCTGGCCTGTTCGATCAGGGCGACCCGATCGATCAGTCCTGGAGCCACGGCGATCACGGTTTCAACAACCTGATCACCCCGCGCGTGGTCGGCCAGCGCGTCGACATCGGTGCGGCCGAGTCGACCTTCGTCGATCGCGTCTTCTGCGATGGCTTCCAGCTCGAAGGCGGCTGCCCCGGTCAGCCCTGAATCGACTCGGGCCGCAGCAGTCGCGTGCGGATCTCGGGCCGCGCGGCATTGACGGGGGTGTCGCGGCCCATCGGGCCACCTCGGAATCATCCGGCAGAGCGCCGGCACAAGGAGCACCCTCATGTTCGACACCGCTGGACTCAAACACGCTGCCGTCCTTCTGGGCCTGCCGATCCTCGGCCTGCTGAGCAGCCCGGCCCTCGGAGCCATATTCTGCGTCGGGACAGCGAGCGAGTTTCGATCCGCCCTCCTCGACAGCCGGGACAACGGGGAAGACGACCAGATCCGACTCCGCTCGGGCAACTATCTTTCGACCGAAGGCTTTGGATTCATCACCGATCTGGAACTGGATCGCGCCCTGTCCATCACCGGCGGCTGGTTCGACTTCAACGCCATCAACTGCTTCAGCCAGCAGGGCAGCGACCCCACGGACACGGTGATCGATGGCCAGGATCAGCGGTCCGGCATCGTCATCAATGCCCTGGACGTCGGTAGCACGTCCTCGCTCCTGATCGGCAATCTGAGCATCGTCCAGGGTGCCACGACCAGCACCGACGCTGGACTGCGCATTTCGGGCGTGGCCGGCTTCGACGGCGAGATCCTGATCGAGCGGGTGCGGTTCGCCGGCAACGATGGCGGCGATGGCGCGGCCCTGCGGGCCATCGGTGGCAACAAGCTCACGGTCCGGAATTCGGTCTTTCAGTTCAATCACACGGCAGGCAGCGGCGGCACCATCCTTTTCAGCATGCCCGCCGAGGACCAGGGCGTCTATTTCATCAACAACACCGTGATCAACAACAGTTCCGACTTCGAGGGCATTTCGACCTCCGCCACCTCGGGCCTGAGCATCAATCTCAACCAGTCCGGTGACAACATCCCGCAGGCCCTGGTGGCCAACAATCTGTTCTGGTTCAACGAGCTGGCGGACCTGTTCTTCTCCGCCTCGGGCGGCATCAAGCACGTGTACAACAACAACTACGAGCAGCGCCTGGGCATCGTC
Coding sequences:
- a CDS encoding class I SAM-dependent methyltransferase, with the protein product MSDDWYLEDDFWRNFGSLMFNAQTFAEGADQIDALLELLETPPRAVLDLGCGPGRHSLPLAEAGYPVTAVDTSRSLLDQLDQRKGELPIETVEADMRVFERADAFDLVLVMWTSFGYFENEADHGRVLDRIHASLSAGGRLVLDLVGVEYLARNLQPVHLTEYEDGRILIERPALIDHMTRLDNDWYLIDGDRVHRTHISHRVWSAGEIRRLLSDHGLTVESLLGGYDGEDYDLDAERMIVIARKLEGDPR
- a CDS encoding hydrolase, with the translated sequence MSIDHPTTDNALLLLVDVQGRLARLMHESEAIIGQCRRLIQACRLLELPVVWAEQLPDKLGPTVPELTEVLDGLAPQSKSSFGCCGDTGLMQAIEASGRSRILLCGIETHVCVWQTAAALRQRDYEVHLIADAVSSRSAFNRDIGLRRMAAAGVHLSNVEMVLFELMGDAGHPKFRDVSKLLK
- a CDS encoding pteridine reductase, encoding MTSNTGPQAGKVAIVTGAARRIGATIVEQLHGRGLDVLVHYRGSREQAEALATELNGERPGSVATVSADLADAAAPAIIVRAALDAFGRIDLLVNNASAFYPTDVDEATPEQWDELMASNLRAPYFLSRAARPHLARRGGAIVNLVDIHALVPLADHSIYCQAKAGLVMQTRALAKDLAPEIRVNAVAPGAILWPENEGSAQAAEAILEKIPLGHQGRPEDIAGAVCFLALDAPYVTGQILSVDGGRTLNM
- a CDS encoding class I SAM-dependent methyltransferase, giving the protein MSSRDPSLSLPEPPSELLALSEQLCTRIVKAIEADGFLSFDAYMSMALYEPGLGYYVNGLHKFGASGDFVTAPEQGRLFARSLARQIDELGAELDEDWTLLELGAGSGALARDLLQSLDAAPARYLILEPSAALRAVQQETLSALDEQLQARVEWIATPPEEDFEGVVLANEVLDALPVRAFEIGEQQVLERGVELRQGQLQWTSRPAGPRLVEAVKALQASLSAPLPVGYRSEINLDLAAWLETVTRPLARGLALMIDYGYPRREYYHPDRSEGTLVCHYRHRAHFDPFVWPGLTDLSSFVDFTAVAEAGADAGLDVLGFSSQAGFLLSLGIQDALASARDEREHLALAGEIKRLTLPAEMGEKFKVIALGRGLDLPLRGFSLMDQLARL